A genomic segment from uncultured Alistipes sp. encodes:
- a CDS encoding iron-sulfur cluster assembly protein, with translation MTPEEILEVEKEIVATLKNIYDPEIPVNIYDLGLVYEIDYTPDGVATIRMTLTAPNCPMADMLVEDVNLQVAKVKGVKSVNVILTFDPVWDKSMMSEEALLELNML, from the coding sequence ATGACACCCGAAGAGATTCTTGAGGTCGAGAAGGAGATCGTTGCGACACTCAAGAACATATACGACCCGGAGATTCCGGTCAACATCTACGATCTCGGTCTGGTCTACGAAATCGACTACACGCCCGACGGCGTGGCCACCATCCGCATGACCCTCACGGCCCCCAACTGCCCGATGGCCGACATGCTCGTCGAGGATGTCAACCTGCAGGTCGCCAAGGTCAAGGGCGTGAAGTCGGTGAACGTCATCCTCACGTTCGATCCCGTCTGGGACAAGAGCATGATGTCCGAAGAGGCGCTGCTCGAACTCAACATGCTCTGA
- a CDS encoding YbaN family protein, producing the protein MKTLLVILGALSLLLGLAGIFVPLLPTTPFLLLAAALWVRSSPRLYDWLLAHRRLGPYIRQFRENRAIPLRAKIYSVTLLWATLLYCIFAVVEEWWWAQLALLAVAVGVTWHILSFATLRK; encoded by the coding sequence GTGAAAACGCTGCTCGTCATTCTCGGAGCGCTGTCGCTCCTGCTGGGACTGGCCGGCATCTTCGTGCCGCTGCTCCCCACGACGCCCTTTCTGTTGCTGGCCGCAGCACTCTGGGTGCGCTCCTCCCCGCGGCTCTACGACTGGCTGCTCGCTCACCGGCGCCTCGGACCCTACATCCGCCAGTTCCGCGAAAACCGCGCCATTCCGCTCCGGGCCAAAATCTACTCCGTGACGCTGCTCTGGGCAACCCTGCTCTACTGCATTTTTGCCGTCGTGGAGGAGTGGTGGTGGGCGCAGCTGGCCCTCTTGGCCGTGGCCGTCGGCGTCACGTGGCACATCCTTTCGTTCGCAACCCTGCGCAAGTAG
- the typA gene encoding translational GTPase TypA, whose amino-acid sequence MQKLRNIAIIAHVDHGKTTLVDKMILAGHILRDNQQTGDLILDNNDLERERGITILSKNVSVIYKDYKINIIDTPGHADFGGEVERVLNMCDGVLLLVDAFEGTMPQTRFVLQKALALGKKPIVVINKVDKPNCRPEVVNEQVFDLMFSLNATEEQLDYKTIYGSAKQGWMSHKWNERTDSIVPLLDAIIDEIPEPAQVEGTPQMLITSLEYSSYTGRIAVGKVTRGSLKAGQNVTLAKRDGVTMQKTKIRDLMVFEGLGKKKVDEVPCGEICAIMGIEGFEIGDTICDYENPEPLPPIAIDEPTMSMLFTINNSPFFGKDGKYVTSRHIKERLDRELEKNLALRVTPGPSADSFIVYGRGVLHLSVLIETMRREGYELQVGQPHVIIKEIDGKKCEPIEEMTVDCPDEYSGTVIDLVTRRKGTLTNMASDGERTRLEFNIPSRGIIGLRSNMLTATAGEAIMTHRLKDFEPWVGEIEMRTNGSIISGETGTAYAYSIDKLQDRGRFFISPMDQVYEGQVIGEHTRQNDITVNVTKSKQLTNMRASGSDDKAVIVPPKIFTLEEALEYIQDDEYVEVTPHAMRLRKILLNENDRKRAAK is encoded by the coding sequence ATGCAAAAACTGCGCAACATTGCGATCATCGCCCACGTCGACCACGGCAAGACGACGCTTGTCGACAAGATGATCCTGGCGGGCCACATCCTGCGGGACAACCAGCAGACCGGGGACCTGATTCTGGACAACAACGATCTGGAGCGCGAACGGGGAATCACGATCCTCTCGAAAAACGTTTCGGTGATCTACAAGGACTACAAGATCAACATCATCGACACACCGGGCCACGCCGATTTCGGCGGCGAGGTGGAGCGTGTGTTGAACATGTGCGACGGGGTGCTGCTGCTGGTGGACGCCTTCGAGGGGACGATGCCGCAGACGCGCTTCGTGCTGCAGAAGGCCCTGGCGCTGGGCAAGAAGCCCATCGTGGTGATCAACAAGGTGGACAAGCCGAACTGCCGTCCGGAGGTGGTCAACGAGCAGGTCTTCGACCTGATGTTCTCGCTCAACGCCACCGAGGAGCAGCTGGACTACAAGACGATCTACGGCTCGGCCAAACAGGGCTGGATGTCGCACAAGTGGAACGAACGCACGGATTCGATCGTCCCGCTGCTCGACGCGATCATCGACGAGATCCCCGAGCCGGCGCAGGTCGAGGGGACGCCGCAGATGCTCATCACGTCGCTCGAATACTCCTCCTACACGGGGCGCATCGCCGTGGGGAAGGTGACGCGCGGTTCGTTGAAGGCGGGCCAGAACGTCACGCTGGCCAAGCGTGACGGCGTGACGATGCAGAAGACGAAGATCCGCGACCTGATGGTCTTCGAGGGTCTGGGCAAGAAGAAGGTCGACGAGGTTCCGTGCGGGGAGATCTGCGCAATCATGGGCATCGAGGGGTTCGAGATCGGCGATACGATCTGCGACTACGAGAACCCCGAGCCGCTGCCGCCGATCGCCATCGACGAACCGACGATGTCGATGCTCTTCACGATCAACAACTCGCCCTTCTTCGGCAAGGACGGCAAATACGTCACCTCGCGCCACATCAAGGAGCGCCTGGACCGCGAACTGGAGAAGAACCTCGCGCTGCGCGTGACGCCGGGGCCGTCGGCCGACTCGTTCATCGTCTACGGGCGCGGCGTGCTGCACCTCTCGGTGCTCATCGAGACGATGCGCCGCGAGGGCTACGAGCTGCAGGTGGGCCAGCCGCACGTGATCATCAAGGAGATCGACGGCAAGAAGTGCGAGCCGATCGAGGAGATGACCGTGGACTGCCCGGACGAGTATTCGGGCACGGTGATCGACCTGGTGACGCGCCGCAAGGGGACGCTCACGAACATGGCTTCGGACGGCGAGCGCACGCGCCTGGAGTTCAACATCCCGTCGCGGGGCATCATCGGGCTGCGCTCGAACATGCTCACGGCGACGGCCGGCGAGGCGATCATGACGCACCGCCTGAAGGATTTCGAGCCGTGGGTCGGCGAGATCGAGATGCGGACCAACGGTTCGATCATCTCGGGCGAGACGGGCACGGCCTACGCCTACTCGATCGACAAGCTGCAGGACCGCGGGCGTTTCTTCATCAGCCCGATGGACCAGGTCTACGAGGGGCAGGTGATCGGCGAACACACGCGGCAGAACGACATCACGGTGAACGTCACCAAGTCGAAGCAGTTGACCAACATGCGGGCGTCGGGTTCGGACGACAAGGCGGTGATCGTACCGCCGAAGATCTTTACGCTGGAAGAGGCGCTGGAGTATATCCAGGATGACGAGTACGTGGAGGTTACGCCGCACGCCATGCGCCTGCGGAAGATCCTGCTCAACGAGAACGACCGCAAACGCGCGGCGAAATAA
- a CDS encoding SufE family protein — MDKIQDEIIEEFSVFDDWLDKYDYLIGLSETLPAIAPEHRTEQYLIQGCQSRVWVDARLDEGRVYYAADSDAIITKGIIALLIRVLNGRTPKEILDTELYFIDAIGLSANLSPTRANGLLAMVKQMRLYALAFEAKTEAEEQAPKKAE; from the coding sequence ATGGACAAGATACAGGATGAAATCATCGAGGAGTTCTCGGTATTCGACGACTGGCTCGACAAATACGACTACCTGATCGGACTGAGCGAAACCCTCCCGGCAATCGCGCCCGAACACCGCACCGAACAGTATCTCATCCAGGGATGCCAGTCCCGGGTGTGGGTCGACGCCCGCCTCGACGAGGGCCGCGTCTACTACGCCGCCGACAGCGACGCCATCATCACCAAGGGGATCATCGCCCTGTTGATCCGCGTGCTGAACGGACGCACCCCGAAGGAGATTCTCGACACCGAACTCTACTTCATCGACGCCATCGGGCTGAGTGCCAACCTCTCCCCGACACGCGCCAACGGACTGCTGGCCATGGTCAAGCAGATGCGGCTCTACGCCCTGGCCTTCGAGGCCAAGACCGAAGCCGAGGAACAAGCGCCGAAAAAGGCGGAATAA
- a CDS encoding alkaline phosphatase family protein, with product MNKRLILLLIAALAAFRATAAQPRLIVQIVIGSMRAGDLDRYAANFGEGGFRLLTERGTVYTDARYDCLQTTTPVSLATLATGAMPSTHGVIGPRWVDYTTNRTVELIDGRQGPGAYHRIAPTLAETLVQSASGSQAVTIAAEAMSAVMLAGRGGEAFWLDSLRCDWVTSPYYAPEVPEWMARSNRERYNLSYIGLEWRSLLEKSRYLNTRQHDIVLSGRSKKEEDRDGSQRLELTSDYERLLYTPAGNTAVLGLAKQAIAQYRLGTDTAPDLLNICLDSPHRIAEAYGPESVEIEDMYYRLDRDLADFLTFVFAQVKDRNVLVVVTSDHGTSPSYDAGEGPAERFNSRQFEVIVNGFLNVRYGTGEWVVAYGDKSLWLNHNLIYERGLDLAEIQNEVAIFAMQFSGVSHALAASAMRTSYFGSGYARKMQNSFYPRRSGDVILNLMPGWIEEQERCWSMSGSMYGYDTEVPLLFYGEGAGPLRVNRRVEMTSVAPTLARVAGIREPAAAEGDALEEIVEM from the coding sequence ATGAACAAACGTCTCATTCTGCTTCTCATAGCCGCACTGGCGGCCTTCCGGGCCACGGCGGCGCAGCCCCGCCTGATCGTGCAGATCGTCATCGGTTCGATGCGCGCCGGAGACCTCGACCGTTACGCCGCCAACTTCGGCGAGGGCGGATTCCGGCTCCTGACCGAACGCGGCACGGTCTATACCGATGCCCGTTACGACTGCCTCCAGACCACGACCCCCGTGTCGCTGGCCACCCTCGCAACGGGGGCCATGCCCTCGACCCACGGCGTGATCGGCCCCCGCTGGGTCGACTACACCACCAACCGCACCGTGGAGCTCATCGACGGCCGCCAGGGCCCCGGCGCCTACCACCGGATCGCCCCGACGCTGGCCGAAACCCTCGTGCAAAGCGCTTCCGGAAGCCAGGCCGTGACGATCGCCGCCGAGGCCATGTCGGCCGTCATGCTGGCCGGACGCGGCGGGGAGGCCTTCTGGCTCGACTCCCTGCGCTGTGACTGGGTTACATCGCCCTACTACGCCCCCGAAGTCCCGGAATGGATGGCCCGCAGCAACCGCGAACGCTACAACCTCTCCTACATCGGGCTCGAATGGCGGTCGCTGCTCGAAAAGAGCCGCTACCTCAACACGCGGCAGCACGACATCGTGCTCTCGGGACGCAGCAAAAAGGAGGAGGACCGCGACGGCAGCCAGCGGCTGGAACTCACGAGCGACTACGAACGCCTGCTCTACACCCCGGCGGGAAATACCGCCGTGCTGGGGCTGGCCAAGCAGGCCATCGCCCAATACAGGCTCGGCACCGATACGGCGCCCGACCTGCTGAACATCTGCCTCGACTCGCCGCACCGCATCGCCGAGGCCTACGGGCCCGAATCGGTCGAGATCGAGGACATGTACTACCGGCTGGACCGCGACCTGGCCGACTTCCTGACCTTCGTCTTCGCACAGGTCAAGGACCGCAACGTACTGGTCGTCGTAACCTCCGACCACGGGACCAGCCCCTCCTACGATGCGGGCGAAGGGCCCGCCGAGCGCTTCAACAGCCGACAGTTCGAGGTGATCGTCAACGGATTCCTCAACGTCCGCTACGGAACCGGCGAGTGGGTCGTGGCTTACGGAGACAAGTCGCTGTGGCTGAACCACAACCTCATCTACGAACGGGGGCTGGACCTCGCCGAGATCCAGAACGAAGTAGCGATCTTCGCCATGCAGTTCAGCGGCGTGTCGCACGCCCTGGCCGCCTCGGCCATGCGCACGAGTTACTTCGGCAGCGGCTATGCCCGCAAGATGCAGAACAGTTTCTATCCCCGGCGTTCGGGCGACGTGATCCTCAACCTGATGCCCGGCTGGATCGAGGAGCAGGAGCGCTGCTGGTCGATGTCCGGATCGATGTACGGTTACGACACCGAAGTGCCGCTTCTCTTCTACGGCGAAGGGGCCGGGCCGCTGCGGGTCAACCGCCGCGTGGAGATGACCTCCGTGGCCCCGACGCTGGCCCGGGTGGCGGGGATACGCGAACCCGCCGCCGCCGAAGGTGACGCCCTGGAGGAGATCGTGGAGATGTAG
- a CDS encoding DUF2851 family protein, with protein sequence MDRPADKKSGQGTDNAVELTIRRLEARAGEHACGGFLATTEPLQRTELFTALIFDRLQRKIRTVEALYAESAQNWNQTFYLLYFRTLGDRRNQEAYLELARRVPCKIVLRERKVPHAVEAMLFGVSGLLELYRHDEYTLNLRRHFEHLAAKYELRPLDASMWELSEIRPANHPVLRLAQAAEFFIQDEFIMDRAMACRSEEEVRKLFGIEASEYWRTHFIPGAESDSRPKRIGAFKANIIGINLVAVLQFAYGSYTSSERLRDSALSLLERLPAEDNRYMREWMNAGIRPRSAFESQALLQLATEYCAAGRCAECPVGRRIARIRPER encoded by the coding sequence ATGGACCGGCCTGCGGACAAAAAGAGCGGACAGGGTACGGACAACGCCGTCGAGCTGACGATCCGCAGGCTCGAAGCCCGGGCCGGAGAGCACGCCTGCGGCGGATTCCTCGCTACAACAGAGCCGCTCCAGCGCACGGAACTCTTCACCGCACTGATCTTCGACCGGCTGCAACGCAAGATCCGCACCGTCGAGGCGCTCTATGCGGAATCCGCCCAAAACTGGAACCAGACCTTCTACCTGCTCTATTTCCGCACATTGGGCGACCGCCGCAATCAGGAGGCCTATCTCGAACTGGCCCGCAGGGTCCCCTGCAAGATCGTCCTGCGCGAGCGCAAGGTCCCCCATGCCGTCGAGGCGATGCTGTTCGGAGTCTCGGGACTGCTGGAACTCTACCGCCACGACGAATACACGCTCAATCTCCGCCGCCATTTCGAACATCTCGCCGCCAAATACGAACTCCGGCCGCTGGATGCCTCCATGTGGGAATTGTCCGAGATCCGGCCCGCGAACCACCCCGTGCTGCGGTTGGCGCAGGCCGCGGAGTTCTTCATCCAAGACGAATTCATCATGGACCGCGCCATGGCCTGCCGGTCCGAGGAGGAGGTCCGCAAGCTCTTCGGCATCGAAGCCTCGGAATATTGGCGGACACACTTCATCCCGGGAGCCGAAAGCGACTCCCGTCCCAAACGGATCGGAGCGTTCAAGGCCAACATCATCGGAATCAACCTCGTGGCCGTCCTCCAGTTCGCCTACGGAAGCTACACCTCCAGCGAACGGCTGCGCGACAGCGCCCTCTCGCTCCTCGAACGCCTCCCCGCCGAGGACAACCGCTACATGCGCGAATGGATGAATGCCGGAATCCGGCCCCGCAGCGCCTTCGAAAGCCAGGCCCTGCTGCAACTCGCCACGGAATACTGTGCCGCAGGGCGCTGTGCCGAATGTCCCGTCGGGCGCCGGATCGCACGGATACGCCCCGAACGATAA
- the ispE gene encoding 4-(cytidine 5'-diphospho)-2-C-methyl-D-erythritol kinase, translating to MILRANCKINLGLDILRRRADGYHDLETVMFPVRGLFDEVEVVRTGTPGVEFRAEGLVVDCPADDNICLKAFRLMHGRYGVDGVRIRLVKRVPFGAGLGGGSADATAVVMALNELFALGLSEEELIARAAELGSDTAFFVRNSPQLCTGRGEVMEPFPLDLSGMTLVIVKPDEGVSTREAYAGVRPRIPAVPLVERLRRPVGEWQSVVTNDFEESVFAAHPAIRDCKEQLLAAGAVYASMSGSGSALFGLFAGHGKGEELRALSPFVFEI from the coding sequence ATGATACTGCGAGCAAACTGCAAGATAAATCTGGGCCTGGACATCCTGCGCCGCCGGGCCGACGGTTACCACGATCTGGAGACCGTGATGTTTCCCGTGCGGGGCCTTTTCGATGAGGTGGAGGTCGTGCGTACCGGCACGCCGGGCGTCGAGTTCCGTGCCGAAGGGCTTGTCGTGGACTGTCCGGCCGACGACAATATCTGTCTGAAGGCCTTCCGGCTGATGCACGGCCGCTATGGTGTGGACGGGGTGCGGATCCGCCTGGTGAAGCGCGTGCCGTTCGGCGCCGGGCTGGGCGGCGGCTCGGCCGATGCCACGGCCGTGGTGATGGCGTTGAACGAACTCTTCGCCCTGGGGCTCTCCGAGGAGGAGCTGATCGCCCGCGCCGCCGAGTTGGGCAGCGATACGGCCTTCTTCGTGAGGAACTCCCCGCAGTTATGTACCGGACGGGGTGAGGTGATGGAGCCTTTCCCGCTGGATCTGAGTGGTATGACGCTCGTTATCGTGAAGCCCGACGAGGGGGTTTCTACCCGTGAGGCCTATGCCGGGGTGCGGCCGCGGATTCCCGCTGTGCCGCTGGTCGAGCGGCTGCGGCGCCCCGTCGGGGAGTGGCAGAGCGTGGTGACCAACGATTTCGAGGAGTCGGTCTTCGCCGCACACCCCGCGATCCGGGACTGCAAGGAGCAACTGCTTGCCGCCGGGGCGGTTTATGCCTCGATGTCCGGGAGCGGCTCGGCACTCTTCGGACTCTTCGCCGGGCATGGAAAAGGCGAGGAGCTGCGCGCCCTCTCGCCCTTCGTCTTCGAGATTTGA
- a CDS encoding GSCFA domain-containing protein produces the protein MKFRTEIEPAPLSVRIGYANRILTLGSCFAAHIAERLSAAKFRVVENPSGILFNPLSIAAAVRSYASPTPVTREELGFDGEVWFHFGFHGDFSAPTADEALRRMNAARQAGAEALRTADRVILTLGTAWVYEHDGKVVANCHRRPASEFSRRRMSVAEIVESLGNLFRGPLAGRQILLTVSPVRHLGDGLEGNAVSKAALRLAAEELKQNFRCVDYFPAYEILTDDLRDYRFYADDLVHPAPQAIAYVWEKFIPAVLDDKARRLLPEVESIVAAAAHRPRNPRSEAHHAFCRRQLERIAALPEIDFQRESALFRQSIEINS, from the coding sequence ATGAAATTCCGTACCGAAATCGAACCGGCGCCACTCTCCGTGCGCATCGGCTATGCCAACCGCATTCTGACCCTCGGGTCGTGCTTCGCCGCACACATCGCCGAACGGCTCTCGGCGGCGAAGTTCCGCGTCGTCGAAAACCCCTCGGGAATCCTCTTCAACCCGTTGTCGATCGCCGCGGCGGTCCGCAGCTACGCCTCCCCCACGCCCGTCACCCGCGAGGAGTTGGGATTCGACGGCGAGGTGTGGTTCCACTTCGGATTCCACGGCGACTTCTCGGCCCCGACGGCCGACGAGGCCCTGCGTCGCATGAATGCCGCCCGGCAGGCCGGGGCCGAAGCGCTCCGCACGGCCGACCGCGTGATCCTCACCCTCGGCACGGCCTGGGTCTACGAGCACGACGGCAAGGTCGTCGCCAACTGCCACCGGCGTCCCGCCTCGGAATTTTCGAGAAGACGAATGAGCGTTGCAGAGATCGTGGAGAGCCTCGGCAATCTCTTCAGAGGTCCGCTCGCCGGAAGACAGATCCTGCTGACCGTCAGCCCTGTACGGCATCTCGGCGACGGTCTCGAAGGGAATGCCGTCAGCAAGGCCGCGCTGCGCCTGGCCGCCGAAGAGTTGAAGCAGAACTTCCGGTGCGTCGACTATTTTCCAGCATACGAGATACTTACGGACGACCTGCGCGACTACCGGTTCTACGCCGACGACCTCGTCCACCCCGCCCCGCAGGCCATCGCCTACGTCTGGGAGAAGTTCATCCCTGCGGTCCTCGACGACAAGGCCCGGCGGCTGCTTCCCGAAGTGGAGTCGATCGTCGCCGCAGCCGCCCACCGGCCCCGCAATCCCCGCAGCGAAGCCCACCACGCCTTCTGCCGCCGACAGCTGGAGCGCATCGCCGCGCTCCCGGAGATCGATTTTCAACGCGAAAGTGCGCTTTTCCGGCAATCTATCGAAATAAATTCGTAA
- a CDS encoding DUF4377 domain-containing protein — MKRLLLFLLLPFTLGSCDNDNGSRTEIWTIAPEKGVAGITMYFGYVPAYIVRKDGNAAWETTAARIEGFTFERGVQTTLRVRIDPIANPPADAPDKRYTMEEQLSRTPAEMPVDPLTFSPECEVLVASERPAGETLAYWIRDLRYGEDAPWQIFPWEIEGFGFTSGHEYRLRIQPVAVFDESATADDEDAWQVKYRLKETLSDEEKGSEGLPG, encoded by the coding sequence ATGAAACGACTTCTTCTTTTCCTGTTGCTGCCCTTCACGCTGGGCTCCTGCGACAACGACAACGGATCACGCACCGAAATCTGGACCATCGCTCCCGAGAAGGGCGTGGCGGGCATCACCATGTACTTCGGGTACGTCCCGGCCTACATCGTCCGAAAGGATGGGAATGCCGCCTGGGAGACCACGGCGGCCCGGATCGAGGGCTTCACCTTCGAGCGGGGAGTCCAGACGACCCTGCGCGTAAGGATCGACCCGATCGCCAACCCGCCTGCCGATGCACCGGACAAGCGCTATACGATGGAGGAGCAGCTTTCGCGCACTCCCGCCGAGATGCCGGTCGACCCGCTGACGTTCAGCCCCGAATGCGAGGTGCTCGTCGCCTCCGAGCGTCCCGCCGGAGAGACTCTTGCCTACTGGATCCGGGACCTGCGCTACGGAGAGGATGCGCCGTGGCAGATTTTCCCGTGGGAGATCGAAGGGTTCGGCTTCACATCCGGACACGAATACCGGCTGCGGATCCAGCCCGTCGCCGTCTTCGACGAAAGCGCCACGGCCGACGACGAGGATGCCTGGCAGGTCAAATACCGGTTGAAGGAGACGCTTTCGGACGAAGAGAAGGGGTCCGAAGGGCTTCCGGGATAG
- the rpiB gene encoding ribose 5-phosphate isomerase B, with protein MSKIGIASDHAGYEMKEFLVGYLDAMGHEVLDFGTHSPESVDYPDYAHPLAEAVEKGEVERGIALCGSGEGMAITLNKHQGIRAGLCWDPEIATLIRRHNDANVIVFPARFITNDEAVRMLDAYFGAQFEGGRHAARIAKIPIPAAK; from the coding sequence ATGAGCAAGATCGGTATTGCCAGCGACCACGCCGGCTATGAAATGAAGGAATTCCTGGTAGGCTACCTCGATGCCATGGGCCACGAGGTGCTGGATTTCGGAACGCATTCGCCCGAGAGCGTCGACTACCCCGACTATGCGCACCCGCTGGCCGAGGCCGTCGAGAAGGGTGAAGTGGAGCGCGGGATCGCGCTGTGCGGTTCGGGAGAAGGGATGGCCATTACGCTGAACAAGCACCAGGGAATCCGGGCGGGGCTCTGCTGGGATCCGGAGATCGCAACGCTGATCCGGCGCCACAACGATGCGAACGTGATCGTCTTCCCGGCGCGGTTCATCACCAACGACGAGGCGGTGCGGATGCTCGACGCCTACTTCGGAGCGCAGTTCGAGGGGGGTCGCCACGCCGCCCGGATTGCGAAAATTCCGATCCCGGCCGCGAAATAG
- the aroB gene encoding 3-dehydroquinate synthase — MKPAFNVRQQSQVYIGSAAELLPELLPEGRVVVVSDATIDRLYHPLLAKYDTVLIGTGESIKTLQTVETIYRRFIELGVDRATFVLGIGGGIVTDVAGFAASTYMRGLRFGFVSTTLLGQVDASVGGKNGVNVDGYKNMAGTFTQPQFVVCDPSLLRSLSDREFRAGLAEVVKAAIIADADLFGRIEQTSFETLRTDVDLLSDVISAAIRVKADIVEYDEKESGERRKLNLGHTLAHAIEKSSNRMNHGEAVAVGTALIAGAAVKLGVLKEEDRLRIEKLLVRLGFDLTPPVEIKRLLKEVGKDKKNEDGMLRIVLPVGIGDCEVRKMAPGEFAALFV; from the coding sequence ATGAAACCCGCATTCAACGTCCGCCAACAGAGCCAGGTCTATATCGGTTCGGCCGCCGAACTGCTCCCCGAACTCCTTCCCGAAGGGCGTGTCGTGGTGGTCTCCGACGCCACCATCGACCGCCTCTACCACCCGCTGCTGGCCAAATACGACACCGTGCTGATCGGTACGGGCGAGAGCATCAAGACCTTGCAGACCGTCGAGACCATCTACCGCCGCTTCATCGAACTCGGCGTCGACCGCGCGACCTTCGTGCTCGGAATCGGCGGCGGAATCGTCACCGATGTCGCCGGATTCGCCGCCTCGACCTACATGCGCGGCCTGCGCTTCGGATTCGTCTCCACGACCCTCCTGGGGCAGGTCGACGCCTCGGTCGGCGGCAAGAACGGCGTGAATGTCGACGGATACAAGAACATGGCCGGGACCTTCACCCAGCCGCAGTTCGTCGTCTGCGACCCCTCGCTGCTGCGCTCGCTTTCCGACCGCGAATTCCGCGCCGGGCTCGCCGAGGTGGTCAAGGCCGCCATCATCGCCGATGCCGACCTTTTCGGGCGCATTGAACAGACCTCGTTCGAGACGCTGCGCACCGACGTCGACCTGCTTTCGGATGTCATCTCGGCAGCCATCCGCGTCAAGGCCGACATCGTGGAGTACGACGAGAAGGAGTCCGGCGAGCGCCGCAAACTCAACCTCGGGCATACGCTGGCCCACGCCATCGAGAAGTCCTCGAACCGCATGAACCACGGCGAAGCCGTCGCGGTCGGTACGGCCCTGATCGCCGGGGCGGCCGTGAAGCTCGGCGTGCTGAAGGAGGAGGACCGGCTCCGCATCGAGAAACTGCTCGTGCGCTTGGGGTTCGACCTCACGCCGCCCGTGGAGATCAAACGGCTCCTCAAGGAGGTCGGAAAGGACAAGAAAAACGAGGACGGTATGCTGCGCATCGTCCTGCCCGTGGGCATCGGCGACTGCGAGGTCCGGAAAATGGCGCCCGGGGAGTTTGCCGCCCTCTTCGTCTGA